A genomic segment from Roseibium algicola encodes:
- a CDS encoding LysE family translocator has product MDYATFLAFAVFVIVMTGTPGPGNLTFLAIGASAGYRTAFPVIVASQIGSLPLKLSVAYGLGHVMAGGGTVVTVFKVLSMAYMTYLAWRIVCLSVKPKGEVALPSFWEGLLIHPLSPKTWAMNLVAFSTFLAGNGLGIHENAMILVAGFTLGGMVFHSLWALVGVSILALIGEGPLMRAITVTMAIAMLAATVWALLI; this is encoded by the coding sequence ATGGATTACGCCACGTTTCTCGCCTTCGCGGTGTTCGTCATCGTCATGACCGGGACACCCGGTCCGGGCAACCTGACCTTTCTGGCCATCGGCGCATCCGCAGGGTACCGCACCGCCTTTCCCGTGATTGTCGCCTCGCAGATCGGATCTTTGCCGCTCAAGCTCAGCGTTGCCTATGGCCTGGGCCATGTCATGGCCGGAGGCGGCACGGTGGTGACTGTCTTCAAGGTGCTGAGCATGGCCTATATGACCTATCTTGCCTGGCGGATCGTCTGCCTCAGCGTCAAGCCGAAGGGCGAGGTCGCGCTGCCCAGTTTCTGGGAAGGATTGCTGATACACCCGCTCAGCCCGAAAACCTGGGCCATGAACCTGGTTGCCTTTTCAACCTTCCTGGCCGGCAACGGGCTCGGGATCCACGAAAACGCAATGATTTTGGTGGCGGGATTTACCCTCGGCGGAATGGTGTTTCATTCCCTATGGGCCCTGGTTGGCGTGTCGATCCTCGCCCTGATCGGCGAAGGCCCGCTCATGCGAGCCATCACGGTGACCATGGCAATCGCCATGTTGGCGGCGACTGTTTGGGCACTACTGATCTAG
- a CDS encoding LysR family transcriptional regulator, translating into MSVNLPPLSAIRAFEAASRHLSFTKAGDELGMTQAAVSYQIKILEDRLGFQLFTRKARKIELTDNGGQLAARVVDAFSSLRSAFEDISEKNAGQLVVSSNTTFAVNWLSNRLFEFQMQNPDVGVRIVPYGPHAEPEFNESDVVISACKAPPKNWLAHEIVRADFTPMLSPKLADTIGGVKKPEDILKLPLVDPQDPWWQMWFEAAGLPNVDLSGHPSSRMGSQALEANRAIAGQGVAILTPYFCKTALENGQLIQPFKLTCHADDESWYMSYPPALRTSRKVRLFRDWVHAELKRDGMPVTAPMAVVA; encoded by the coding sequence ATGTCAGTGAATTTGCCACCACTTTCCGCAATCCGGGCCTTTGAAGCTGCAAGTCGGCACCTGAGTTTTACCAAGGCCGGCGACGAGTTGGGCATGACCCAGGCGGCTGTCAGCTACCAGATCAAGATTCTGGAAGATCGTCTCGGCTTTCAACTGTTCACCCGCAAGGCCCGCAAGATCGAGCTGACCGACAATGGCGGACAACTGGCGGCGCGGGTGGTGGATGCGTTCTCCTCGCTTCGCAGTGCCTTCGAGGATATTTCCGAAAAGAACGCCGGCCAGCTTGTCGTCTCCAGCAACACCACGTTTGCGGTCAACTGGCTGTCAAACCGCCTGTTCGAGTTCCAGATGCAGAACCCGGACGTGGGCGTGCGCATCGTGCCCTATGGCCCGCATGCTGAACCGGAGTTCAACGAATCCGACGTCGTGATCTCCGCCTGCAAGGCCCCTCCGAAAAACTGGCTCGCCCATGAAATCGTGCGCGCGGACTTTACACCGATGCTGAGCCCGAAGCTTGCGGACACGATCGGCGGCGTCAAAAAGCCCGAGGACATTCTGAAATTGCCGCTGGTCGATCCTCAGGACCCGTGGTGGCAGATGTGGTTCGAGGCAGCGGGACTGCCGAATGTCGACCTGAGCGGTCACCCTAGCTCGCGCATGGGGTCACAGGCGCTCGAGGCCAACCGGGCGATCGCAGGACAGGGCGTCGCGATCCTGACCCCTTATTTCTGCAAGACCGCCCTTGAAAACGGCCAGCTGATCCAGCCGTTCAAGCTGACCTGCCATGCCGATGACGAAAGCTGGTACATGAGTTACCCGCCCGCCCTGCGCACCAGCCGCAAGGTCCGCCTGTTCCGCGACTGGGTTCATGCGGAACTGAAGCGCGACGGCATGCCCGTCACCGCGCCGATGGCAGTGGTAGCCTGA